Proteins encoded together in one Neisseria lactamica window:
- a CDS encoding sigma-54-dependent transcriptional regulator, whose amino-acid sequence MRSSDILIVDDEIGIRDLLSEILQDEGYSVALAENAEEARKLRHQARPAMVLLDIWMPDCDGITLLKEWSKNGQLNMPVVMMSGHASIDTAVEATKIGAIDFLEKPISLQKLLSAVENALKHGAAQAEEGPVFDKLGSSAAIQEMNREVGAAAKRTSPVLLTGEAGSPFETVARYFHKNGTPWVIPAKAEYLADMPMELLKKAEGGVLYAGDIARYGRNIRDGIAFIAGKAERCRVRLVAAYGRPAGSDGGGEEKAAGFPPDSTVRIPPLRMQHEDIPFLIQGIACNVAESQKITPAAFGEDALAVLSRYDWPGNFEQLQNVVTTLLLEADGREIGIGAASSALGRGAPDDGTGHMACGFDFNLPLRELREAVERRYFEYHIAQEGQNMSQVAQKVGLERTHLYRKLKQLGIGVSRRAGEKTEE is encoded by the coding sequence ATGCGTAGCAGCGATATTTTAATTGTAGACGACGAAATCGGCATCCGCGACCTGCTGTCGGAAATCCTGCAGGACGAAGGTTATTCGGTCGCATTGGCGGAAAATGCCGAAGAGGCGCGCAAGCTGCGCCATCAGGCGCGCCCGGCGATGGTGCTGCTGGATATTTGGATGCCCGATTGCGACGGTATCACGCTTTTGAAGGAGTGGTCGAAAAACGGGCAGCTCAATATGCCGGTGGTGATGATGAGCGGGCACGCCAGCATCGATACCGCCGTGGAGGCGACCAAAATCGGTGCGATCGACTTTTTGGAAAAACCGATTTCCCTGCAAAAACTGCTGTCTGCGGTCGAAAACGCGTTGAAGCACGGCGCGGCGCAGGCGGAAGAGGGTCCCGTGTTCGACAAACTGGGCAGCAGCGCGGCGATTCAGGAAATGAACCGCGAAGTCGGGGCGGCGGCAAAACGCACATCCCCCGTCCTCCTGACGGGCGAGGCGGGTTCGCCGTTTGAAACCGTGGCGCGTTATTTCCATAAAAACGGCACGCCGTGGGTCATTCCGGCAAAGGCGGAATATCTGGCCGATATGCCGATGGAGCTGCTGAAAAAGGCGGAAGGCGGTGTCTTATATGCGGGCGACATCGCGCGATACGGACGCAACATCCGGGACGGCATCGCCTTTATCGCCGGCAAGGCGGAACGCTGCCGCGTCAGGCTGGTCGCAGCGTACGGCCGGCCGGCGGGTTCGGACGGCGGGGGCGAAGAAAAAGCGGCAGGTTTCCCGCCGGATTCGACCGTCCGCATCCCGCCCCTGCGTATGCAGCACGAAGACATTCCCTTCCTGATACAGGGGATTGCCTGCAATGTGGCGGAAAGCCAAAAAATCACGCCTGCCGCATTCGGTGAAGATGCGCTTGCCGTATTGTCCCGTTACGACTGGCCGGGGAATTTCGAGCAGTTGCAAAATGTCGTTACAACGCTGCTGCTGGAGGCGGACGGGCGGGAAATCGGTATCGGCGCGGCTTCTTCGGCACTGGGGCGCGGCGCGCCTGACGACGGAACGGGGCATATGGCGTGCGGGTTCGACTTCAACCTGCCCCTGCGCGAATTGAGGGAGGCGGTGGAGCGGCGTTATTTCGAGTACCACATCGCCCAAGAAGGTCAGAATATGAGCCAAGTGGCGCAGAAAGTCGGATTGGAACGCACGCACCTTTACCGCAAACTCAAACAGCTCGGCATCGGCGTTTCGCGCCGTGCGGGGGAAAAAACCGAAGAATAG
- a CDS encoding HAMP domain-containing histidine kinase: protein MRRFLLIAAICAVVLLYGLTAATGSTSSLADYFWWIVAFSAMLLLVLSAVLARYVILLLKDRRDGVFGSQIAKRLSGMFTLVAVLPGVFLFGVSAQFINGTINSWFGNDTHEALERSLNLSKSALNLAADNALGNAVPVQIDLIGAASLPGDMGRVLEHYAGSFTQLSLYNAASGKIEKSINPHKLDQPFPDKARWEKIQQAGSVRDLESIGGVLYAQGWLSAGTHNGRDYALFFRQPIPKDVAEDAVLIEKARAKYAELSYSKKGLQTFFLATLLIASLLSIFLALVMALYFARRFVEPVLSLAEGAKAVAQGDFSQTRPVLRNDEFGRLTKLFNHMTEQLSIAKEADERNRRREEAARHYLECVLEGLTTGVVVFDEQGRLKTFNKAAEQILGLSLVPLWGSSRHGWHGVSAQQSLLAEVFAAIGAAAGTDKPVQVEYAAPDDAKILLGKATVLPEDNGNGVVMVIDDITVLIHAQKEAAWGEVAKRLAHEIRNPLTPIQLSAERLAWKLGGKLDEQDAQILTRSTETIIKQVAALKEMVEAFRNYARAPSLKLENQDLNALIGDVLALYEAGPCRFAAELAGEPLMMAADTTAMRQVLHNIFKNAAEAAEEADVPEVRVKSEAGQDGRIVLTVCDNGKGFSKEMLHNAFEPYVTDKPAGTGLGLPVVKKIIEEHGGRISLSNQDAGGACVRIILPKTV from the coding sequence ATGCGCCGCTTCCTACTGATCGCAGCCATATGCGCCGTCGTCCTGTTGTATGGACTGACGGCGGCAACCGGCAGCACCAGTTCGCTGGCGGATTATTTCTGGTGGATAGTCGCATTCAGCGCAATGCTGCTGCTGGTGTTGTCCGCCGTTTTGGCACGTTATGTCATATTGCTGTTGAAAGACAGGCGCGACGGCGTATTCGGTTCGCAGATTGCCAAACGCCTTTCCGGGATGTTCACGCTGGTCGCCGTATTGCCCGGCGTGTTTCTGTTCGGCGTTTCCGCACAGTTCATCAACGGTACGATTAATTCGTGGTTCGGCAACGACACCCACGAAGCCCTCGAACGCAGCCTCAATTTGAGCAAGTCCGCATTGAATCTGGCGGCAGACAACGCCCTCGGCAACGCCGTCCCCGTGCAGATAGACCTCATCGGCGCGGCTTCCCTGCCCGGGGATATGGGCAGGGTGCTGGAACATTATGCCGGCAGCTTTACCCAGTTGTCCCTTTACAATGCCGCAAGCGGCAAAATCGAAAAAAGCATCAACCCGCACAAGCTCGATCAGCCGTTTCCGGATAAGGCGCGTTGGGAAAAAATCCAACAGGCGGGTTCGGTCAGGGATTTGGAAAGCATAGGCGGCGTATTGTACGCGCAGGGCTGGCTGTCGGCGGGTACGCACAACGGGCGCGATTACGCCCTGTTTTTCCGCCAGCCGATTCCCAAAGACGTGGCAGAGGATGCCGTCTTAATCGAAAAGGCGCGGGCGAAATATGCCGAGTTGAGTTACAGCAAAAAAGGTTTGCAGACCTTTTTCCTGGCAACCCTGCTGATTGCCTCGCTGCTGTCGATTTTTCTTGCACTGGTGATGGCGCTGTATTTCGCCCGCCGTTTCGTCGAACCCGTCCTATCGCTTGCCGAGGGGGCGAAGGCGGTGGCGCAAGGCGATTTCAGCCAAACCCGTCCTGTTTTACGCAATGATGAGTTCGGGCGTTTGACCAAACTGTTCAACCATATGACCGAGCAGCTTTCCATCGCCAAAGAAGCAGACGAGCGCAACAGGAGGCGCGAAGAAGCCGCCAGACATTATCTCGAATGCGTGCTGGAGGGGCTGACCACGGGCGTGGTGGTGTTTGACGAACAAGGCCGTCTGAAAACCTTCAACAAAGCGGCGGAACAGATTTTAGGCTTGTCGCTCGTGCCGTTGTGGGGCAGCAGCCGGCACGGTTGGCACGGCGTTTCGGCGCAGCAGTCCCTGCTTGCCGAAGTGTTTGCCGCCATCGGCGCGGCGGCAGGTACGGACAAACCGGTCCAGGTGGAATATGCCGCGCCGGACGATGCCAAAATCCTGCTGGGCAAGGCGACGGTATTACCCGAAGACAACGGCAACGGCGTGGTGATGGTGATTGACGACATCACCGTATTGATACACGCGCAAAAAGAAGCGGCGTGGGGCGAAGTGGCCAAACGTTTGGCACACGAAATCCGCAATCCGCTCACGCCCATCCAGCTTTCCGCCGAACGGCTGGCGTGGAAATTGGGCGGGAAGCTGGACGAGCAGGACGCGCAAATCCTGACGCGTTCGACCGAAACCATCATCAAACAGGTGGCGGCGTTAAAAGAAATGGTCGAAGCATTCCGCAATTATGCGCGCGCGCCGTCGCTCAAATTGGAAAATCAGGATTTGAACGCCTTAATCGGCGATGTGTTGGCATTGTATGAGGCCGGCCCGTGCCGGTTTGCGGCGGAACTTGCCGGCGAACCGCTGATGATGGCGGCGGATACGACCGCTATGCGGCAGGTGCTGCACAATATTTTCAAAAATGCCGCCGAAGCGGCGGAAGAAGCCGATGTACCCGAAGTCAGGGTAAAATCGGAAGCGGGGCAGGACGGACGGATTGTCCTGACGGTTTGCGACAACGGCAAAGGCTTTAGCAAAGAAATGCTGCACAATGCCTTCGAGCCGTATGTAACGGACAAACCGGCGGGAACGGGATTGGGACTGCCCGTGGTGAAAAAAATCATTGAAGAACACGGCGGCCGCATCAGCCTGAGCAATCAGGATGCGGGCGGCGCGTGTGTCAGAATCATCTTGCCAAAAACGGTATAA
- a CDS encoding DUF4390 domain-containing protein: protein MAFITRLFKSIKQWLVLLPLLSVLPDAAAEGIAATRAEARITDGGRLSISSRFQTELPDQLQQALRRGVPLNFTLSWQLSAPTIASYRFKLGQLIGDDDNIDYKLSFHPLTNRYRVTVGAFSTDYDTLGAALRATGAVANWKVLNKGALSGAEAGETKAEIRLLLSTSKLPKPFQINALTSQNWHLDSGWKPLNIIGNK, encoded by the coding sequence ATGGCTTTTATTACGCGCTTATTCAAAAGCATTAAACAATGGCTTGTGCTGCTGCCGCTGCTTTCCGTTTTGCCGGACGCGGCGGCGGAGGGCATTGCCGCGACCCGCGCCGAAGCGAGGATAACCGACGGCGGGCGGCTTTCCATCAGCAGCCGTTTCCAAACCGAGCTGCCCGACCAGCTCCAACAGGCGTTGCGCCGGGGCGTGCCGCTCAACTTTACCTTAAGCTGGCAGCTTTCCGCCCCGACAATCGCTTCTTATCGGTTTAAATTGGGGCAATTAATCGGCGATGACGACAATATTGACTACAAACTGAGTTTCCATCCGCTGACCAACCGCTACCGCGTTACCGTCGGCGCGTTTTCGACAGACTACGACACTTTGGGTGCGGCATTGCGTGCGACCGGCGCGGTTGCCAACTGGAAAGTCCTGAACAAAGGCGCGTTGTCCGGTGCGGAAGCAGGGGAAACCAAGGCGGAAATCCGCTTGCTGCTGTCCACTTCAAAATTGCCCAAGCCTTTCCAAATCAACGCATTGACTTCTCAAAACTGGCATTTGGATTCGGGTTGGAAACCTCTAAACATCATCGGGAACAAATAA
- the rsmB gene encoding 16S rRNA (cytosine(967)-C(5))-methyltransferase RsmB: MSMALAQKLAADSIAAVAEGRNLQDVLAQIRTAHPDLTAQENGALQDIAYGCQRYLGSLKHILAQMLKKPIGNPQLESLLLAALYQLHYTRNAPHAVVNEAVESIAKIGRGQYRSFANAVLRRFLRERDKLVASCKKDDVAKHNLPLWWVAYLKNHYPKHWHNITAALQSHPPMTLRVNRRHGNAESYLEKLVAEGIAAKALDEYAVTLEEAVPVNRLPGFSDGIVSVQDFGAQQAAYLLNPKDGERILDACAAPGGKTGHILELADCRVTALDIDAGRLKRVEDNIARLGFQTASTACADARDLAAWYDGKPFDAILADVPCTASGVARRNPDVKWLRRPTDALKTARQQEALLDALWQTLKQGGRMLLATCSVFVEENDGQLQKFLSRHNDAEPIESRVLLPNKHQDGFYYALIQKH, encoded by the coding sequence ATGAGTATGGCACTTGCCCAAAAACTTGCCGCCGACAGCATTGCGGCGGTTGCCGAAGGGCGCAACCTTCAGGACGTGTTGGCGCAAATCCGCACCGCGCATCCCGATCTTACGGCGCAGGAAAACGGCGCGTTGCAGGACATCGCCTACGGCTGCCAGCGTTATTTGGGCAGTTTGAAACATATACTCGCGCAGATGCTGAAAAAGCCGATTGGCAATCCGCAGCTCGAAAGCCTGCTTTTGGCGGCGTTGTACCAACTGCATTACACGCGCAACGCGCCGCACGCCGTGGTCAATGAGGCAGTGGAGAGCATCGCCAAAATCGGACGCGGGCAGTACCGTTCGTTTGCCAACGCGGTTTTGCGCCGCTTTTTGCGCGAACGCGACAAGCTTGTGGCTTCCTGTAAAAAAGACGATGTGGCGAAACACAACCTGCCGCTGTGGTGGGTGGCTTACTTGAAAAACCATTATCCGAAACACTGGCACAACATCACTGCCGCGCTGCAATCCCATCCGCCGATGACGTTGCGCGTCAACCGCCGACACGGCAATGCTGAAAGCTATTTGGAAAAACTGGTGGCGGAAGGTATCGCGGCTAAGGCGTTGGACGAATATGCGGTTACGTTGGAAGAAGCCGTGCCGGTAAACCGCCTGCCCGGCTTTTCAGACGGCATCGTTTCGGTACAGGACTTCGGCGCGCAGCAGGCGGCGTATCTCCTTAACCCGAAAGACGGCGAACGGATTTTGGACGCGTGCGCCGCGCCGGGCGGCAAGACGGGGCATATCTTGGAATTGGCGGATTGCCGTGTTACCGCCTTGGACATTGATGCAGGCCGTCTGAAACGGGTGGAAGACAATATCGCGCGTCTGGGCTTTCAGACGGCATCGACGGCGTGTGCCGATGCGCGGGATTTGGCGGCGTGGTATGATGGAAAGCCTTTCGACGCAATCCTTGCCGACGTGCCGTGCACCGCCTCGGGCGTGGCGCGGCGCAATCCCGACGTGAAATGGCTGCGCCGTCCGACCGACGCGCTCAAAACCGCCCGTCAGCAAGAAGCCCTGCTGGACGCACTTTGGCAGACGCTGAAACAGGGCGGCAGAATGCTGCTTGCCACCTGTTCCGTGTTCGTCGAGGAAAACGACGGGCAATTGCAAAAATTCCTCAGCCGCCATAACGATGCCGAACCGATCGAATCGCGGGTGCTTTTACCGAACAAACACCAAGATGGCTTTTATTACGCGCTTATTCAAAAGCATTAA